The genomic window GCCACCTGCCTTAGTGATTCCTCAACTGATCGTGGGTCTAGGTAACCCAGGGCGGCAGTATGATCAAACTCGGCATAACGTAGGCTTTATGGCCGTCGATCGTCTAGCCCAGTCCTGGCAGATATCCCTGGCGGAGCATAAGAAGTTCAACGGCTATTTTGGCGACGGGCGCGGCCCCCATGGCGATCGCATTTTGCTGCTCAAGCCGACGACCTATATGAACCGTTCTGGGCAGTCTATTCGCGCAGTGGTGGATTGGTTTAAGCTGCCGCCAGAGTCGGTGCTGATCATCTATGACGAGATGGATTTATCCGTAGGCCGTTTGCGGATGCGCCTATCGGGCTCGGCGGGTGGTCACAATGGCATGAAGTCAGCGATCGCCCACCTAGGCACTCAAGCGTTTCCACGGCTGCGCATCGGCATCGGCAATCCTAGAACGGAAACCCCAGGC from Candidatus Obscuribacterales bacterium includes these protein-coding regions:
- the pth gene encoding aminoacyl-tRNA hydrolase, producing the protein MTNPSSREPSRSPIPEPPALVIPQLIVGLGNPGRQYDQTRHNVGFMAVDRLAQSWQISLAEHKKFNGYFGDGRGPHGDRILLLKPTTYMNRSGQSIRAVVDWFKLPPESVLIIYDEMDLSVGRLRMRLSGSAGGHNGMKSAIAHLGTQAFPRLRIGIGNPRTETPGSNQGTVSYVLGKFSPAEGKVIADILTLVLDAVEMGLKQGMAKSMSLYNGRSLDLPSS